Proteins co-encoded in one Arachis hypogaea cultivar Tifrunner chromosome 13, arahy.Tifrunner.gnm2.J5K5, whole genome shotgun sequence genomic window:
- the LOC112738266 gene encoding transcription factor SRM1: protein MSSSSGTIWSYEEEKAFENAIAMHWIEEDSKEHWEKIAEEVPTKTIEELKQHYQLLVEDVTAIEAGQIPFPNYTSEETTSSSKDLHGSSKSSNSDKRSNCNYGSGFSGLGHDSSTSHNGKGSLSRSSEQERRKGIPWTEEEHRLFLLGLDKFGKGDWRSISRNFVISRTPTQVASHAQKYFIRLNSMNRDRRRSSIHDITSVNNGDVANNQAPITGQHGGTTISSSTIAMGQSMKHRAQPHHHHHHIPAGLGMYGAPVGHPVAAPHGHMASAVGTPVMLPPGPHPHPHHPPYVVPLAYPMAPPTMHQ from the exons ATGTCATCATCAAGTGGAACCATTTGGAGCTATGAAGAAGAGAAAGCATTTGAGAATGCCATAGCCATGCATTGGATTGAAGAAGACTCAAAAGAGCATTGGGAGAAGATTGCTGAAGAAGTTCCAACCAAAACCATAGAAGAATTGAAGCAACATTACCAGTTACTAGTGGAAGATGTAACTGCAATAGAAGCTGGTCAAATACCATTCCCAAACTATACATCAGAAGAAACTACATCTTCAAGTAAAGATCTCCATGGatcttccaagtcttcaaatTCTGATAAGAGATCAAATTGTAACTATGGAAGTGGATTCTCTGGCTTAGGACATGATTCCTCAACCTCACATAATGGTAAAGGATCCTTGTCAAGATCATCAGAACAAGAAAGGAGAAAAGGAATTCCATGGACAGAAGAAGAACACAG GCTATTCTTACTTGGTCTAGACAAGTTTGGAAAAGGAGATTGGAGAAGCATTTCAAGGAACTTTGTGATTTCAAGGACTCCAACACAAGTAGCAAGTCATGCACAAAAGTACTTCATAAGATTGAACTCAATGAATAGAGATAGAAGAAGGTCTAGTATCCATGACATTACAAGTGTCAACAATGGAGATGTGGCCAATAATCAAGCACCAATTACAGGACAGCATGGAGGCACAACAATCTCATCAAGCACAATAGCTATGGGACAATCAATGAAGCATAGAGCACAAccacaccatcatcatcatcatataccTGCTGGTTTAGGCATGTATGGTGCACCAGTTGGGCACCCTGTGGCTGCTCCTCATGGCCATATGGCATCTGCAGTTGGAACTCCGGTCATGCTTCCTCCCGGACCGCATCCGCATCCTCATCATCCACCTTATGTTGTTCCTCTTGCTTATCCAATGGCACCTCCAACAATGCACCAATAA
- the LOC112738265 gene encoding histone deacetylase 15 yields MGTGAIGGSRFTNGEAENSVHKQAEQAPIERFVGRSQDLLSDGSNAVTVDPGEQSRPPVAPAKSHQKDLTFQDMYLNECAFDDEDDDDSDWEPFQLPLSSRVEVIKWFCKNCTMANLDGVVLCDICGEHKDSKIVNFGFFASSLADDDDLTGVQPKIKGLTDCGSQDSETISSTAIGFDERMLLHAEVEKKPSLHPERPDRLRAIAASLARAGIFPGRCFAIPAREITREELVMVHSLEQINSVEVTSQAFSSYFTQDTYANEHSALAARLAAGLCADLASAIVSGHAKNGFALVRPPGHHAGVAHAMGFCLHNNAAVAALAAQAAGARKVLILDWDVHHGNGTQEIFNRNKSVLYISLHRHERGLFYPGTGAADEVGSRGAEGFCVNIPWSRGGVGDNDYIFAFLNVVLPIASEFAPDFTIISAGFDAARGDPLGCCDVTPSGYAQMTHMLNTLSGGKMLVILEGGYNLRSISSSATAVIKVLLGDSPECEPENSLPSAAGLQTVMNVLKIQKNYWPSLGPIFTDVQSQWRIEYRRLKRKRVKKQRRVLAPMWWQWGRKSFLFHFLNGHRSVKSK; encoded by the exons ATGGGTACTGGAGCAATCGGAGGGAGCCGTTTCACCAATGGGGAAGCTGAGAACAGTGTTCACAAGCAAGCTGAACAAGCTCCCATTGAACGGTTTGTAGGTAGAAGCCAAGACTTGCTCTCTGATGGAAGCAATGCAGTAACGGTAGACCCTGGAGAACAGTCACGCCCACCCGTAGCC CCTGCGAAGAGCCACCAGAAGGATCTAACATTTCAGGATATGTATCTAAACGAATGTGCGTTCGATGATGAGGACGACGATGACAGTGATTGGGAGCCCTTTCAACTGCCACTTAGCAGCAGGGTCGAAGTTATCAAGTGGTTCTGTAAAAATTGTACAATGGCTAACCTTGACGGCGTCGTTCTTTGTGAT ATATGTGGGGAGCATAAGGATTCTAAAATCGTAAATTTTGGGTTTTTCGCTTCTTCCTTAGCAGATGATGATGATCTGACTGGGGTCCAGCCAAAAATAAAAGGGCTAACAG ATTGTGGCTCACAGGATTCAGAAACAATTAGTTCTACAGCAATAGGCTTTGATGAGAGAATGTTATTACATGCAGAA GTTGAAAAGAAACCGAGTCTTCATCCTGAAAGGCCAGATCGTCTTCGAGCCATTGCTGCTAGTCTTGCTAGAGCTG GTATATTTCCAGGAAGATGCTTTGCAATTCCTGCTAGAGAAATAACTCGAGAAGAACTTGTTATG GTTCATTCTTTGGAGCAAATTAATTCTGTGGAAGTTACAAGCCAGGCATTTTCTAG CTATTTCACTCAAGACACATATGCCAATGAGCATTCCGCCCTTGCTGCTAGGTTGGCTGCTGGGTTGTGTGCTGATCTGGCATCAGCAATTGTTTCTGGCCATGCCAAAAATGGATTTGCTTTG GTTAGGCCTCCTGGTCATCATGCTGGTGTAGCACATGCAATGGGGTTCTGCCTTCACAATAATGCTGCTGTAGCAGCATTGGCAGCTCAGGCAGCAGGGGCTAGGAAGGTGCTAATTTTAGACTGG GACGTTCATCATGGAAATGGTACACAGGAAATTTTTAATAGAAACAAATCG GTCTTGTATATATCATTGCATAGACACGAGAGAGGTTTGTTTTATCCTGGTACTGGAGCTGCTGATGAG GTTGGTAGTAGGGGTGCTGAAGGATTTTGTGtaaatattccatggagtcgagGAGGAGTTGGtgataatgattatatttttgcATTTCTGAATGTTGTCCTTCCTATAG CTTCTGAGTTTGCTCCAGATTTCACCATAATATCCGCAGGTTTTGATGCTGCAAGAGGTGATCCCCTAGGATGTTGCGAT GTTACTCCGTCAGGCTATGCACAGATGACACATATGTTGAACACCCTTTCTGGTGGAAAAATGCTTGTTATTCTCGAAGGCGG CTACAATCTTCGTTCCATATCTTCATCTGCCACTGCAGTAATCAAG GTATTGCTGGGTGATAGTCCTGAATGTGAACCGGAAAACAGCCTTCCTTCTGCAGCCGGCCTGCAAACTGTCATGAATGTCCTCAAAATTCAGAAGAATTATTGGCCATCCTTGGGACCCATCTTTACTGATGTGCAGTCACAATGGAGAATTGAGTATCGCAGACTAAAGA GAAAACGTGTCAAGAAGCAGCGCAGAGTCCTGGCTCCTATGTGGTGGCAGTGGGGTAGAAAAAGTTTCTTGTTCCATTTCTTGAATGGCCACCGTAGTGTAAAATCAAAATGA